A window of Lusitaniella coriacea LEGE 07157 genomic DNA:
AGGGAATCATCTTCGACGGCGAATTGACTGACGAATTCGAGCAGCGTGGCTTGCAGGGAGTCCTCAAACAGCCCGATCGCGGTAACCAGGGCTAAAATCGCAGGAAACAGGGCGAGCATGGCGTTATAAGCCATTTCTGCTGATAACCCCCCTAAACGTCGTTCCATAGCACGGAAGAGCGTTCTCCTCAAAACGGCAAAATTGAGATAGCGGAAGGCGCGGATAGAACGGGGGAGTCGCATGGAGGTGATTTTGACGCTAATCTTTTACTGAAGGATGCAGATTAAATAACTTATCGATTGGGTAGTGCTAATGTTAGCGTAGCGTACTGAGTTTCCCTTTCTAGTTATAGTATTCCAAAAAATTCCTCTGTCCATTTTCTACGTTGAACTTAAATTGTGAGGGCGACAAGTCATGAGTGAAGAAGTCGTGCAATGGTTGACAGAAATTCGAGCGCTGCGAGAAGAACTCGCTCAATGTAAAGACGAACGCGATGCAGCTTACAAGAGTGCGGCTCACTGGCGGGAGTTATATGCAAAAGAGGCGCAGCAACGGCGGGTAGAGGCACGCTTGGCTCAGGAAAATATCGTTCAGCTTGAGGCGGAATTGCGACAGCTTAAAAATACTGATGCCCTATTGCCTACCGATCGCGATGGCGCTCATCGGTTAGCGGCAATTGAGTCAGAGGTGGCGGCGCTGGATACGGTTCAACAATTGCAGCAAAAACTAGCTGAGGTTCTACAGTCACGCGATCGCGCGATCGCTTCCCTCAGAAAAGAACAAGAACACCACCAGCGCACCCGCTCCGATTTGACCGCAGCGTTGGGCGATACGGTGGACGAACTCCATCGCGTTAAGTCTGCAAAAAATTATGAGGAGTAGCGCGCGGTTGCGTCTGAGATTCGATGGGTGAGTTTTAGGATTTTAAAATCCCATCACCTTCGCAACCTTTGCTAAATCTGGCTTAATTCCGGCATAAACTTCATTTTCACTGTGTGTTATCGCACAGTCGGGGTCTTTCAGTCCGTTTCCCGTGAGAACGCACGCCACTGTTGCATTGTCGGGAACGCGATCTTTCACTTTTAGCAATCCCGCAACAGAAGCCGCACTCGCTGGCTCGCAAAATATTCCTTCGCTCCCTGCCAATAAACGGTATGCCGCTAAAATTTCTTCGTCGGTGACGGGATTAAATTCGCCCTCAGAGGCTTTTTGCACCGCGATCGCTTTTTCCCAATTGGCTGGATTGCCAATGCGAATCGCCGTAGCAAGGGTTTGCGGATCGCCAATCGGTTCACCGCAGATCAAGGGTGCCGATCCCGCCGCTTGGAACCCCATCATTCGGGGGAGATGAGTGCATTTTCCCTGTTGCTGATACTGGCAAAATCCCATCCAATAGGCGGAAATATTGCCCGCATTGCCCACGGGAATGCACAACCAATCCGGGGCATCGCCTAGGGCATCGACAATTTCAAATGCCGCAGTTTTTTGACCTTCTAAACGAAATGGATTGACAGAATTGACCAGAGTAACGGGATACTCTTCTGCCATTGCGCGAACGATTTTTAGGGAATCGTCGAAATTCCCCTCAATTGCAATCACTTCAGCGCCATACAGGAGAGCTTGCGCTAGTTTCCCCAAAGCGACATAACCGTCGGGAATAACCACAAACGCTCTCATTTCCGCGCGTCGCGCGTATGCTGCGGCTGAGGCAGAGGTATTGCCCGTGCTGGCACAGATAACCGCTTTTGCACCTGCTTCCTTGGCTTTAGAAATTGCCATTGTCATCCCCCGATCTTTAAAGCTTCCCGTTGGGTTTAAGCCGTCATATTTCACAAAGACCTTAACGCCTCGACCGATTTCGCGAGCAATGGTCGGAACCGGAATCAAGGGTGTATTTCCTTCTTGCAAGGTTACAACCGGAGTCGATTCGCTGACGGGAAGGAAAGGACGATAGGCTTCGATTAAACCGGGCCATTGGTTTGCCAATGGAGTAGTTACATGGGGATCGGGAGCAGAACAATTCAATGTCACAATGTTTTTCTAAGCCAAGATGCTAAAGAGCAGGGGTTCAAAACCAGACGCAGAGCATCGGTATCATACCAGATTACTGGATGCTGAAGCATATTCCCAGCCCTTCTAGCAGGTTGTTTGTCGTTGGGAATGGAAAATTCCTCTAGCGACCTTAAGCTTTATGAGGCATTGCCGAACGATTCGAGCGTCCTTCTCGGTTCGAGCGCCTATTGTGCTTGCGCTTAATGGGTTTGGGTACGTCAGAACTGGGAACATCCCAATCAGTTTTCATCCAATTCGGACAGGACTGATCGTAAACCATTTGCAAGGCGGCTGCCGCGATCGCGTGGGGATCGTATTCGGCACTCAGTTCTTTCACAGTGGATAAGAACGAAGCCATGCGTTCTCCCGACAGCGTTTCTTGAACTTGGGTTTTCAGCTTCTCCAAGCGTCGCGCTTCTACCTGAGCGCGAGTGGGGATTTTACCAAGTTCGAGGGTTTGCCGCAGGCGGCGCTCGATGCGTCGCAGGACGTGGCGCTCCATCGGCTGAATTAAAGAAATTGCCGTCCCCGTTTTTCCTGCTCGACCGGTACGACCGATACGGTGAATGTAAGTTTCTGCGTTATCGGGCAAGTCGTAGTTAATGACGTGGCTGAGGTCTTGTACGTCCAATCCTCGCGCGGCGATATCCGTCGCCACCACAATCTTCACTTGACCGTTGCGAAAACGATGGACGAGTCGCTCTCGCTGACCCTGGCTGAGGTCGCCGTGATATTCGTCCACGCTATGACCGGCAGCTTGGAGTTTGGTGGTCAATTCGGCAGCAGAGCGCTTCGTGCGCACAAAAACAATCGCCGCTTCGGGATCTTCCAACTCCAAAATGGGTTGTAAGGCTTTGATTTTTGTCCAACTCCGAGGCACGACATAGACCCGTTGATCGATCCGGGTTGGCGTTGCGTTGGAGCGCTTCGCGGTCAGGGTGACGGGATCTTTGAGAAACTGGTTGACTAAATCCCGAATGGGTCCCGGCATTGTTGCAGAGAAGCAAGCAGTATGCCGGCTTTGGGGGGTCTGGAGCATGATTTTTTTCACGTCGTCGATGAAGCCCATGCTCAACATTTCGTCGGCTTCGTCTAGGACTACCCATTCCACTTGGTCGAGCTTGAGGTCTTTGCGCCCCAGCAGGTCGATGACTCGTCCCGGCGTTCCGACCACCACTTGTACGCCCCGGCGCAGGCTGCGGATTTGCCGTTCGATGGACTGACCGCCATAAACGGTTAAGGCTCTCAACCGTCGGGTGTCTGAGAAGTCGTCAATGGCTTGAGCAACTTGTTGAGCCAACTCGCGGGTTGGGGTCAAAATCAAGACTTGGATGGCATTATTTTGCAGGTCGACTTGCTCGAGCAGAGGCAGGGCATAGGCGGCGGTTTTGCCCGTCCCCGTCTGCGATTGACCCACAACATCTCTACCGTCGAGTAGAGCGGGAATGGCTTTGGATTGAATTTCAGTTGGATTTTGGAAACCTAGCTTTTCAAGTTGCTCGACGCGAGTCTCAGAAAGACCTAGGCTGGTAAACGAAATCGTCATACGTTGATTTTTTTCTACTTTCGTCTAGTTTAGAAAACTTAACTTAATTTGCAAATAGCTGAGGAGAGATTATTCTGCGATCGCGTCTCCTCATGCTTGATTTATCGCATCGCCATAGAGATCGTAAGGATCGGCATCGGTAATGCGAACGGGAACGAGCGAACCGAGGCTTGCTTGACCTCGGACATAAACGAGTCCGTCAACTTCTGGAGCAAAGCGTGCCGAACGACCGATGAATTCCCCGGTTTCGGGGTTTTCTTGTTCGATGAGTACGTCAACGCTTTTGCCAATTTCTCTTTGATTTTTCTTCAGGGAAATGGGTTGTTGAACCTCCATAAGGATTTCCCGTCGTTCGTTCATCACCGCTTCGGGAATTTGCTGGGGAAGATGATAAGCTGGCGTGCCTTCTTCGGGGGAAAACGGGAAGACCCCAACGTGATCGAATTCGTGGCGCTCTACAAATCGAACGAGATGCTCAAATTGCTCTTCGGTTTCTCCCGGAAAGCCAACAATAAAAGTTGTTCGCAGAACCGCTTGGGGGAGTTCGATTTTAATTCGTTCGATAATGGCATCATTAACCCGCCCTTGCCAGGGGCGATTCATCCCGCGCAAAATGTCTGGGTGAGAATGCTGTAGGGGTAAATCGAGGTATGGGAGAATGTTTGGCGTTTGCGCGATCGCGTCGATCGTTTTCTTTGTCAGTCCCGTGGGATAGGCATAGTGCATCCTAACCCAGGGAATATCAACATTGCCTAATGCCCGTAGGAGTTCGGCTAATTTGGGTTCCCCATATAAGTCTACCCCATAATTGGTTGTAATTTGGGAGATGAGAATTATTTCTTGTACGCCCTGTTTGCAAAGCTGCTGTGCTTCGGTCACAATCGATTCAATGGGGCGCGATCGCTGTTTGCCCCGCAAATGGGGAATAATACAAAAAGCACAGCCATAATCGCACCCTTCCGCAACGCGAACGTATGCCACTCCCTCGCTGGTGGTGCGGTAGCGGGGAACTGTTTCGTCTGCAATGTAGGTGGGTTCGTCGGAAACTTCTAAAACGCGCTCTCCGGTTTCAGTCCGCGCGATCGTCTCGACAATTTTATGATAATCTCCACTGCCCACAACAGCCACTGCTTCAGGCAATTCTTCCAGGAGTTGTTCCCTAAAATGCTGCGCCATACAGCCCGCAATCACAATCTTTTTATTCGCTTCAGCCAGTTCTACCAAGGTGCGGACGGACTCTTCCCGCGCGGCTTGAATAAAGCTACAGGTATTCACAATGACGTAATCTGCCAATTCTTCGTTGGCATCCACCGCGTAGCCCGATTGAACGAGCAACCCTAACATATGTTCTGAATCAATGCGATTTTTTTCGCAACCGAGATGAGAGATGGCAATGGTTGGCTTGTTGCCCATGCAGTTCCTTAACAATATTGAAGTCTGGGGTTGAAGTTGCCCCGGTGCAATTGCGATGATAGCATTCTCCCTCAGTTGTGTTTGCTGAGGTTGCGTCTCATTTATGGGGATCGCAATGAAAAAGCTCGTACAATTGTTTGATGAAATCTTCCCAGGCAAGCATAGAATATTCAAGGGAAGTTTGAGGACTATTCTTCCCTAATTGTAATTTATCGCTTTCCCCGTCTGCTCGTGCGGGTCAGGGAAGTTTGATGAAAGAGCTGCTAATCTGTAACCCGTTTCGACATCAGTGGATTTAAAGCAAATATTCCAAACCCCCAATCCGATTATTGGCGTTGTTCATCTTCTTCCCCTTCCCAGTTCTGCGCGGTGGGAAGGCAATTTAGCTATGGCGATCGATCGCGCGGAACAAGAGGCAACTGCCCTGGCTGCGGGGGGCGTTGACGGTATTATCATCGAAAACTTCTTTGATATGCCCTTTACCAAGGATCGGGTCGATCCCGCAACGGTCAGTGCCATGACGCTCATTGTCCAGCGATTGATGAATTTAGTCATGCTTCCGGTGGGGATCAACGTCTTGCGCAATGACGCGCGCAGCGCAATGGCGATCGCGTCTGTTTGCGATTGCCCGTTTATCCGCGTCAACGTCCTCACCGGGGTCATGGCGACGGATCAAGGGATTATTGAAGGACAAGCTTACGAACTCCTGCGCTACCGCCGAGAATTGGGCAGCGAGGTGGCGATTTTTGCTGATGTCCTGGTCAAACACGCCAGACCTATCGGCACGCCAAATTTAGCCCTGGCGGTACAAGAAACGATCTCGCGAGGTCTAGCGGATGGCGTAATTATCTCTGGTTGGGCAACAGGTTCTCCTCCCACCTTGGACGATCTCGAACTCGCGGCAGAAGTGGCAGGTGATACGCCAGTTTTCATTGGCAGTGGGGCAACCTGGGAAAACATTCCCAAATTACTTCCCTCGGCGAATGGGGCGATCGTTTCAAGTTCTCTAAAGCGGAACGGACAAATATCAGAACCGATCGATCCCCTGCGCGTCCAAGCCTTTGTCGAAGCCGCTCGCCAGAGTATTTCGAGTTGAATCGGCAGTGCTTTTGCTAAACTACAATCAACCGGATACTTTAGGTTGTTTTATCCCTAAAAATTATTAGAAATTAGAATAATGAGTCGCCGTCGTTCTACTCCCTGGATTCATCGCTGGTCCCGTCACCTCATTGGCGCGATCGCGACTGTCGGGCTAGTTTTAACTGCGTATTTAACGATTACAAAACTCGCCGGTGCCGAGGTGGGTTGCATTGCGGGTGCGGAACAAGCAGGCTGTAATGATGTCCTCAGTAGCTCCTACGCCAGCCTTTTCGGATTGCCCCTTCCTTTGTTTGGCGCGATCGCCTACGGAAGTATGGCGGCATTTGCCCTGATCCCCCTCGCCATTAACCGCGAAACCAGTAAAGACCTGCGCAAGCAGTTGGAAGATTGGAGTTGGTTATTTCTGCTGATTGGCGGAACGGCAATGGCAGTATTTAGCAGTTATTTGATGTATCTGCTCGCCTTCAAACTGCAATCGGTCTGCCTCTACTGCATCGGTTCGGCGATCCTTTCTTGGAGTTTGCTGATTCTAACGATTGTTGGTCGATCCTGGGAAGATTTCGGACAACTTGTTTTCACCGGATTTATCGTGGCAATGGTCACCCTAGTAGGAACCCTTGCGGTGTATGCCAACGTCAACAATCCATCGGTTGCCAATGGACAAACCCCCATCCCCCAAACCGCCACTCAGCCAAACTACCAAAAAGGAACTTGGGAAATTACAACTAACTCCGGTGCCGCAGAAATTGCCTTAGCCGAGCATTTAAGCGAGACAGGGGCTAAAAAATACGGAGCGTTTTGGTGTCCCCATTGCCACGAACAAAAACAGTTATTTGGCAAAGAAGCCTTCAAAAAGGTGGATTATATCGAGTGTGCCGTTGTTAATAGCAAAGAGCAAGCCCCCGAATGTACGGCAGCGAAAATCCAGTCTTACCCCACTTGGGAAATTAACGGAGAGTTGCACAAAGGCAGCCAAACCCTGGAAGAATTAGCGGAATTATCCGGATATCAGGGACCCACAGATTTTAAGTACACACTCCCCGGTCGCTAAGATGGGAGATAAGAAGGGAAAAAAGGTAAGAGAATTTAATAATCGACCTTTACCCGTCAATTGACAAACCACTAGGTTAATGGACAGGAAAAGAGTAGCGCGGTGGTTAAAGCGAGAGCGCCGAGTTTGGCTGACTTCAGGAGCGGTTGCAGGAAGCGTTATTCTGTTGCGTTATATGGGATTATTTCAGTCCTGGGAGTTGGCGGCGTTCGATCGGCTGTTTCACTTTCGTCCCCCTGCAACCACAGATACTCGGATCTTGATTGTAGAAATCGATGAGAACGATCTTCAAGATGCGGGGAAGTGGCCGGTTCCCGACCGTTTGATGGCTCAACTCTTGGAGAGCGTCAATGGGTATCGACCGCGAGTGATTGGTTTGGATGTCTATCGAGATTTGCCGGTCGAACCGGGTCATCAGGAATTAAACGCTGCTTTTGAAACAATTCCCAATCTGATTGGGATCGAGCAACTTGAGGACAAAGAAAGCTTTTGGGTTCTACCGCCGCCAATTTTACAGCGCAAGCAACAGGTGGGATTTAATAACATTTTGGTGGATGCAGACGGTCAAGTTCGTCGGTTTCTCCTGTACTCCCACAAAAATGGTGAAGCCTATACGAGTTTTGCCTTGAAATTGGCACAGATTTATCTTGAGGGAGAGGGCATTCGTCCCCAAGCTGCAACGGACGTTAATCCCGCTTATTTGCAACTGGGGAAGACTGTTTTTCGCCCTTTTCGCCCATCGGATGGGGGTTATATTCGAGCTGATGCCAAGGGGTATCAAGTTATCTCCAATTTTCACCGACCGGAGAGTTTTACGAAGGTTAAAATGGGCGATGTTTTGGCGGGTGAGGTCGCGCCGGAACTGATCCGCGATCGCGCGATCCTAATTGGTTCGACTGCACCCAGCTTAAAAGATAAGGCTTATATCCCCTACAGTACGAATTGGCAGGGCAGTGCCAAACCGATTTATGGAGTCGAATTACACGCTAATATTGTCAGCCAAATTCTCAGTGCGGCGCTAGCTGGGCGACCGCTCATGCGGACTATTCCTGAAGGGGTTGAGTGGCTCTGGATCGTCGTCTGGTCGGGGATGGGAGCAATCATCGTTCGTCAGTCGCGATCGCTGGTACGCTCTTCTATTCTTACTCTGAGCGCGATCGCGCTCCTCAGCAGCAGCGTTTATCTCTCTTTCTCTTTCGGGTGGTGGATTCCCAGTATTCCTCCACTCATCAGCCTGATCGCCTCCTCTGCCATCCTCACGGGGTATCTCGCACACAAGCAGGAAGAACTCAAACGCTCTAAAGAATTTCTACAATCGATTATTGACAGCATTCCCGACCCCATTTTTGTCAAAGATCGCCACCATCGTTGGATGCTCCTCAATCAAGCCTTTTGCCAATTTAGCGGCTATCCCATCGAAGACTTATTGGGAAAATCCGATCGCGATATTTTTCCCTCTAAAACAGCGCACGTCCTTTGGTCGCAGGATCGATTAGTCTTTGAAACCAGCGAAGCTCGCGAAGATGAAGCCGAGTTTGTTGATGCAAAAGGAAATGCGTTCCTCATCGCCACCAATCGCTCCCTACATAAAGACGCAGCAGGGAATCTTTTTTTAGTGGGCGTTATTCGCGACATCACCGAACGCAAGCGGATTGAAGAAGAGTTGCGGCGAGAAACCGCAGAATTAATGCGCTTCAACGCAGAACTGAAACTTTCTGCCTACTACGACGAATTAACGGGACTGCCCAACAAAAAGCATTTTGATGAGAGCTTTGCCAAAGCTTTAGGGTGGGGCGAGAAGCAGAACCAATTAGTGGGTTTGCTATTTTTGGATCTCGATGGTTTCAAGCAAGTTAACGACACCCTCGGTCATGAAATGGGCAATTTGCTGCTCAAAGCAGTTGCTGGGCGAATTCAGAATTGCTTGCGCGGTAGCGATCTTGTTGCCCGTTGGGCAGGAGATGAATTTACCGCCATTCTTCCCGGAATCAAGCAGGCGGAGGATGTAGCTATTATCGCGGAGAAGATTGTTTTTAGCCTTTCTCAGCCCTTTATGCTGGAAAACCGTGCAGTCATCGTCGGTGTGAGCATTGGCAGTAGTATTTATCCCGAAAACGGTAAAACTCCCGACCTTTTGATTCAAAAAGCAGATACAGCAATGTATCAGGCAAAGGAATTGGGACGAAATCAGCATCAAGTGGCTCGATAGTTTTATCGCAATCAGCTATATCTCCGTTTCCATATACCCATTTTTTCAATCGATCGAATCCAGGAAATTATGCAGAGTTTTGGGGCGTACTGGGGATTCACGTCAATGGATTTTCTTCACACTCTCCGTGATAATTCTGTGCTAATTTCACTTATCTAACTTTAGAGAGAGAAAATTTATCCGCAGTTTTTCATAAAATAGAGGGGTGTTAATGCGGATACAAAGAAAAAATTTAATTTATCTTTAGATTTTTTTAATAAAGAAGCACTGTTTTGCTTGTTGTTAAAATTTTCAGGAAAGAAAAACAAAAATAGAATGAGATATCTTCCCCGTTATTGAAAAGATGTTAATAAAAAAGACATCAAAATAAATTTAGAATAAATATTTGTTTTTTAATTATCTTTTAATTCTAATGAGACTCTAAAAAATCTTTTGAGAAAATCAGGAGATACCTGAAAGCTCCTTCAGTAAAGGGTTTTTCTCTAAAGACTGCATATTTTGTTCTTTCTCTCCCTATAAGTTAGTTGGGGGGTTTGACCCACCTTTCAAATTGATGGCATTCTGCTGTGAGAATTTCAATAATAGTGACTTTAGCTGAATTATGACGAGTCTATAATGTCTCGATTTTCCGCAAGTATCTTGATTCAGCTATTCAAGACTGACCTAGCGACACTCAATTTTTTTATTCTCTTTTGCTAGATTATAAATACCTTGTGAAAAACTTGTGATATTGTGTGAAATTGGTTAATATAATTGTTAAAAACAAGTTGTGAAAAACTTGTGAATTTAAAAAAAGAACTCGAACGACGGCTAGATCGTCAAAAACGTAAATATCTTGAGATAAAAGCCACATTTAACATGAAAGCCAGAAAATCTACCATGAAAGTAACTAAATACAGCGTTTTAATTAAGAATACCCTCGTTATTTTTGCGGGGTTGCCCCTCTTGAGTCTGGGAATGGTTCGGGCAGTCGATGCCGATGCAACCGCGACCGCGCTCCAGAGACAAGACTCTGCCCTTCTAGAAAGCGTTAGAGCCAATAGAGAATACACGCCTCCCGATAACGGCTCGCCCGATAGCACAGACGGTTCTGGGACTCGAACGTAGAGCCAATGTAGAAATTTTCTTAATTAGGAACGAGGAGGACAAGCAAATTGCCTCTCAATGTTTCCTAGGATCGCGATCGCGCGGCAATATCGATTAATTCCACTTGAAAGACCTTTGCAAAA
This region includes:
- a CDS encoding DEAD/DEAH box helicase produces the protein MTISFTSLGLSETRVEQLEKLGFQNPTEIQSKAIPALLDGRDVVGQSQTGTGKTAAYALPLLEQVDLQNNAIQVLILTPTRELAQQVAQAIDDFSDTRRLRALTVYGGQSIERQIRSLRRGVQVVVGTPGRVIDLLGRKDLKLDQVEWVVLDEADEMLSMGFIDDVKKIMLQTPQSRHTACFSATMPGPIRDLVNQFLKDPVTLTAKRSNATPTRIDQRVYVVPRSWTKIKALQPILELEDPEAAIVFVRTKRSAAELTTKLQAAGHSVDEYHGDLSQGQRERLVHRFRNGQVKIVVATDIAARGLDVQDLSHVINYDLPDNAETYIHRIGRTGRAGKTGTAISLIQPMERHVLRRIERRLRQTLELGKIPTRAQVEARRLEKLKTQVQETLSGERMASFLSTVKELSAEYDPHAIAAAALQMVYDQSCPNWMKTDWDVPSSDVPKPIKRKHNRRSNREGRSNRSAMPHKA
- a CDS encoding vitamin K epoxide reductase family protein, which produces MSRRRSTPWIHRWSRHLIGAIATVGLVLTAYLTITKLAGAEVGCIAGAEQAGCNDVLSSSYASLFGLPLPLFGAIAYGSMAAFALIPLAINRETSKDLRKQLEDWSWLFLLIGGTAMAVFSSYLMYLLAFKLQSVCLYCIGSAILSWSLLILTIVGRSWEDFGQLVFTGFIVAMVTLVGTLAVYANVNNPSVANGQTPIPQTATQPNYQKGTWEITTNSGAAEIALAEHLSETGAKKYGAFWCPHCHEQKQLFGKEAFKKVDYIECAVVNSKEQAPECTAAKIQSYPTWEINGELHKGSQTLEELAELSGYQGPTDFKYTLPGR
- a CDS encoding CHASE2 domain-containing protein, whose translation is MDRKRVARWLKRERRVWLTSGAVAGSVILLRYMGLFQSWELAAFDRLFHFRPPATTDTRILIVEIDENDLQDAGKWPVPDRLMAQLLESVNGYRPRVIGLDVYRDLPVEPGHQELNAAFETIPNLIGIEQLEDKESFWVLPPPILQRKQQVGFNNILVDADGQVRRFLLYSHKNGEAYTSFALKLAQIYLEGEGIRPQAATDVNPAYLQLGKTVFRPFRPSDGGYIRADAKGYQVISNFHRPESFTKVKMGDVLAGEVAPELIRDRAILIGSTAPSLKDKAYIPYSTNWQGSAKPIYGVELHANIVSQILSAALAGRPLMRTIPEGVEWLWIVVWSGMGAIIVRQSRSLVRSSILTLSAIALLSSSVYLSFSFGWWIPSIPPLISLIASSAILTGYLAHKQEELKRSKEFLQSIIDSIPDPIFVKDRHHRWMLLNQAFCQFSGYPIEDLLGKSDRDIFPSKTAHVLWSQDRLVFETSEAREDEAEFVDAKGNAFLIATNRSLHKDAAGNLFLVGVIRDITERKRIEEELRRETAELMRFNAELKLSAYYDELTGLPNKKHFDESFAKALGWGEKQNQLVGLLFLDLDGFKQVNDTLGHEMGNLLLKAVAGRIQNCLRGSDLVARWAGDEFTAILPGIKQAEDVAIIAEKIVFSLSQPFMLENRAVIVGVSIGSSIYPENGKTPDLLIQKADTAMYQAKELGRNQHQVAR
- the thrC gene encoding threonine synthase; the encoded protein is MTLNCSAPDPHVTTPLANQWPGLIEAYRPFLPVSESTPVVTLQEGNTPLIPVPTIAREIGRGVKVFVKYDGLNPTGSFKDRGMTMAISKAKEAGAKAVICASTGNTSASAAAYARRAEMRAFVVIPDGYVALGKLAQALLYGAEVIAIEGNFDDSLKIVRAMAEEYPVTLVNSVNPFRLEGQKTAAFEIVDALGDAPDWLCIPVGNAGNISAYWMGFCQYQQQGKCTHLPRMMGFQAAGSAPLICGEPIGDPQTLATAIRIGNPANWEKAIAVQKASEGEFNPVTDEEILAAYRLLAGSEGIFCEPASAASVAGLLKVKDRVPDNATVACVLTGNGLKDPDCAITHSENEVYAGIKPDLAKVAKVMGF
- the btpA gene encoding photosystem I biogenesis protein BtpA, with the protein product MDLKQIFQTPNPIIGVVHLLPLPSSARWEGNLAMAIDRAEQEATALAAGGVDGIIIENFFDMPFTKDRVDPATVSAMTLIVQRLMNLVMLPVGINVLRNDARSAMAIASVCDCPFIRVNVLTGVMATDQGIIEGQAYELLRYRRELGSEVAIFADVLVKHARPIGTPNLALAVQETISRGLADGVIISGWATGSPPTLDDLELAAEVAGDTPVFIGSGATWENIPKLLPSANGAIVSSSLKRNGQISEPIDPLRVQAFVEAARQSISS
- the rimO gene encoding 30S ribosomal protein S12 methylthiotransferase RimO — translated: MGNKPTIAISHLGCEKNRIDSEHMLGLLVQSGYAVDANEELADYVIVNTCSFIQAAREESVRTLVELAEANKKIVIAGCMAQHFREQLLEELPEAVAVVGSGDYHKIVETIARTETGERVLEVSDEPTYIADETVPRYRTTSEGVAYVRVAEGCDYGCAFCIIPHLRGKQRSRPIESIVTEAQQLCKQGVQEIILISQITTNYGVDLYGEPKLAELLRALGNVDIPWVRMHYAYPTGLTKKTIDAIAQTPNILPYLDLPLQHSHPDILRGMNRPWQGRVNDAIIERIKIELPQAVLRTTFIVGFPGETEEQFEHLVRFVERHEFDHVGVFPFSPEEGTPAYHLPQQIPEAVMNERREILMEVQQPISLKKNQREIGKSVDVLIEQENPETGEFIGRSARFAPEVDGLVYVRGQASLGSLVPVRITDADPYDLYGDAINQA